In Nicotiana tabacum cultivar K326 chromosome 17, ASM71507v2, whole genome shotgun sequence, one DNA window encodes the following:
- the LOC107816339 gene encoding uncharacterized protein LOC107816339 isoform X3 → MECIIRTSVFTERKSLKDLTNKPKYLVTFTVGLSQMNNIDAAVTKFSEDFQILLFHYDGRTSEWDQFEWSKRAIHISVRKQTKWWYAKRFLHPDVVASYDYIFIWDEDLGVEHFNAEKYIRLVKKHGLEISQPALEPNSGLTWQMTKRRDDREVHKSTDEKPGWCSNQRLPPCAAFVEIMAPVFSREAWRCVWHMIQNDLVHGWGLDFALRRCVEPAHEKIGVVDSQWIVHQFVPSLGNQGESENGKAPWEGVRERCTNEWAMFQDRLANADESYFVQHGKSRILHETFQEILRILLSVSAIYHFGGAAKPFRKMAFQQLRDIEADLVCKLWVHLTQYLLFKSYIIIIKKKKLIKYL, encoded by the exons ATGGAATGCATCATTAGGACTTCTGTATTTACAGAAAGGAAAAGCCTGAAG GATCTAACAAATAAGCCAAAGTACTTGGTGACATTTACTGTTGGTTTGAGTCAAATGAACAACATTGATGCAGCTGTTACAAAG TTTTCagaggattttcaaattttgcttTTCCATTATGATGGTCGAACGAGTGAATGGGATCAATTTGAGTGGTCCAAGCGAGCAATTCACATCAGCGTGAGGAAACAGACCAAATG GTGGTATGCAAAGAGATTTTTACATCCTGATGTAGTAGCTTCCTATGATTACATATTTATATGGGATGAAGACCTTGGAGTTGAGCACTTCAATGCAGAAAA GTATATTAGACTAGTTAAAAAACATGGCCTCGAGATTTCTCAGCCTGCTCTTGAACCCAACAGTGGATTGACATGGCAGATGACTAAGAGGAGGGATGATAGAGAAGTTCACAA GAGTACAGATGAGAAACCAGGCTGGTGCAGCAATCAACGTTTGCCTCCTTGTGCAgc TTTTGTGGAAATAATGGCTCCTGTGTTCTCTCGAGAAGCATGGCGATGTGTTTGGCATATGATTCAG AATGATTTGGTGCATGGATGGGGATTGGATTTCGCATTGAGAAGATGTGTAGAG CCTGCTCATGAAAAAATTGGTGTTGTTGATTCACAGTGGATTGTGCATCAATTTGTTCCTTCTCTAGGGAATCAG GGTGAGTCTGAAAATGGTAAAGCTCCTTGGGAAGGG GTAAGAGAGAGGTGTACAAATGAGTGGGCTATGTTCCAAGATCGTTTAGCCAACGCAGATGAATCTTATTTTGTCCAGCATGGAAAGAGTAGA ATACTACACGAGACTTTTCAAGAAATTTTGCGCATTTTGTTATCCGTTTCCGCTATATATCATTTTGGAGGGGCTGCCAAACCATTTCGGAAGATGGCGTTTCAACAGTTAAGAGATATAGAGGCGGATCTAGTTTGTAAGTTATGGGTTCACTTGACCCAGTATCTTTTATTCAAATcctatataataataataaaaaaaaaaaaattgattaaatATCTATAA
- the LOC107816339 gene encoding uncharacterized protein LOC107816339 isoform X1, giving the protein MGTLYRSGAFRRSNDRGRLVITTIMGMVFGYFIGISSPYVSLTKITLPSSLMSSIDVAFGDDHRRPSIERFFPENLVNPKIYVPTNPRGAESLPPRIVVSESDFYLRRLWGEPSKDLTNKPKYLVTFTVGLSQMNNIDAAVTKFSEDFQILLFHYDGRTSEWDQFEWSKRAIHISVRKQTKWWYAKRFLHPDVVASYDYIFIWDEDLGVEHFNAEKYIRLVKKHGLEISQPALEPNSGLTWQMTKRRDDREVHKSTDEKPGWCSNQRLPPCAAFVEIMAPVFSREAWRCVWHMIQNDLVHGWGLDFALRRCVEPAHEKIGVVDSQWIVHQFVPSLGNQGESENGKAPWEGVRERCTNEWAMFQDRLANADESYFVQHGKSRILHETFQEILRILLSVSAIYHFGGAAKPFRKMAFQQLRDIEADLVCKLWVHLTQYLLFKSYIIIIKKKKLIKYL; this is encoded by the exons ATGGGAACCTTATATCGCAG TGGGGCTTTCAGAAGATCGAACGATAGAGGCAGACTTGTTATAACTACAATCATGGGAATGGTTTTTGGATATTTTATTGGCATTTCATCTCCATATGTTTCTCTAACAAAG ATTACTTTACCTTCAAGTCTTATGTCATCTATTGATGTAGCCTTTGGTGATGACCATCGTAGACCTTCAATTGAACGCTTTTTTCCAGAGAATCTTGTAAATCCAAAG ATATATGTTCCAACAAATCCCCGTGGTGCAGAGTCATTGCCACCAAGGATTGTGGTCTCTGAATCAGATTTTTACTTGAGAAGGTTGTGGGGTGAACCAAGTAAG GATCTAACAAATAAGCCAAAGTACTTGGTGACATTTACTGTTGGTTTGAGTCAAATGAACAACATTGATGCAGCTGTTACAAAG TTTTCagaggattttcaaattttgcttTTCCATTATGATGGTCGAACGAGTGAATGGGATCAATTTGAGTGGTCCAAGCGAGCAATTCACATCAGCGTGAGGAAACAGACCAAATG GTGGTATGCAAAGAGATTTTTACATCCTGATGTAGTAGCTTCCTATGATTACATATTTATATGGGATGAAGACCTTGGAGTTGAGCACTTCAATGCAGAAAA GTATATTAGACTAGTTAAAAAACATGGCCTCGAGATTTCTCAGCCTGCTCTTGAACCCAACAGTGGATTGACATGGCAGATGACTAAGAGGAGGGATGATAGAGAAGTTCACAA GAGTACAGATGAGAAACCAGGCTGGTGCAGCAATCAACGTTTGCCTCCTTGTGCAgc TTTTGTGGAAATAATGGCTCCTGTGTTCTCTCGAGAAGCATGGCGATGTGTTTGGCATATGATTCAG AATGATTTGGTGCATGGATGGGGATTGGATTTCGCATTGAGAAGATGTGTAGAG CCTGCTCATGAAAAAATTGGTGTTGTTGATTCACAGTGGATTGTGCATCAATTTGTTCCTTCTCTAGGGAATCAG GGTGAGTCTGAAAATGGTAAAGCTCCTTGGGAAGGG GTAAGAGAGAGGTGTACAAATGAGTGGGCTATGTTCCAAGATCGTTTAGCCAACGCAGATGAATCTTATTTTGTCCAGCATGGAAAGAGTAGA ATACTACACGAGACTTTTCAAGAAATTTTGCGCATTTTGTTATCCGTTTCCGCTATATATCATTTTGGAGGGGCTGCCAAACCATTTCGGAAGATGGCGTTTCAACAGTTAAGAGATATAGAGGCGGATCTAGTTTGTAAGTTATGGGTTCACTTGACCCAGTATCTTTTATTCAAATcctatataataataataaaaaaaaaaaaattgattaaatATCTATAA
- the LOC107816339 gene encoding uncharacterized protein LOC107816339 isoform X2 has product MGTLYRSGAFRRSNDRGRLVITTIMGMVFGYFIGISSPYVSLTKITLPSSLMSSIDVAFGDDHRRPSIERFFPENLVNPKIYVPTNPRGAESLPPRIVVSESDFYLRRLWGEPSKDLTNKPKYLVTFTVGLSQMNNIDAAVTKFSEDFQILLFHYDGRTSEWDQFEWSKRAIHISVRKQTKWWYAKRFLHPDVVASYDYIFIWDEDLGVEHFNAEKYIRLVKKHGLEISQPALEPNSGLTWQMTKRRDDREVHKSTDEKPGWCSNQRLPPCAAFVEIMAPVFSREAWRCVWHMIQNDLVHGWGLDFALRRCVEPAHEKIGVVDSQWIVHQFVPSLGNQGESENGKAPWEGVRERCTNEWAMFQDRLANADESYFVQHGKSRV; this is encoded by the exons ATGGGAACCTTATATCGCAG TGGGGCTTTCAGAAGATCGAACGATAGAGGCAGACTTGTTATAACTACAATCATGGGAATGGTTTTTGGATATTTTATTGGCATTTCATCTCCATATGTTTCTCTAACAAAG ATTACTTTACCTTCAAGTCTTATGTCATCTATTGATGTAGCCTTTGGTGATGACCATCGTAGACCTTCAATTGAACGCTTTTTTCCAGAGAATCTTGTAAATCCAAAG ATATATGTTCCAACAAATCCCCGTGGTGCAGAGTCATTGCCACCAAGGATTGTGGTCTCTGAATCAGATTTTTACTTGAGAAGGTTGTGGGGTGAACCAAGTAAG GATCTAACAAATAAGCCAAAGTACTTGGTGACATTTACTGTTGGTTTGAGTCAAATGAACAACATTGATGCAGCTGTTACAAAG TTTTCagaggattttcaaattttgcttTTCCATTATGATGGTCGAACGAGTGAATGGGATCAATTTGAGTGGTCCAAGCGAGCAATTCACATCAGCGTGAGGAAACAGACCAAATG GTGGTATGCAAAGAGATTTTTACATCCTGATGTAGTAGCTTCCTATGATTACATATTTATATGGGATGAAGACCTTGGAGTTGAGCACTTCAATGCAGAAAA GTATATTAGACTAGTTAAAAAACATGGCCTCGAGATTTCTCAGCCTGCTCTTGAACCCAACAGTGGATTGACATGGCAGATGACTAAGAGGAGGGATGATAGAGAAGTTCACAA GAGTACAGATGAGAAACCAGGCTGGTGCAGCAATCAACGTTTGCCTCCTTGTGCAgc TTTTGTGGAAATAATGGCTCCTGTGTTCTCTCGAGAAGCATGGCGATGTGTTTGGCATATGATTCAG AATGATTTGGTGCATGGATGGGGATTGGATTTCGCATTGAGAAGATGTGTAGAG CCTGCTCATGAAAAAATTGGTGTTGTTGATTCACAGTGGATTGTGCATCAATTTGTTCCTTCTCTAGGGAATCAG GGTGAGTCTGAAAATGGTAAAGCTCCTTGGGAAGGG GTAAGAGAGAGGTGTACAAATGAGTGGGCTATGTTCCAAGATCGTTTAGCCAACGCAGATGAATCTTATTTTGTCCAGCATGGAAAGAGTAGAGTATAA